The following DNA comes from Thermoplasmata archaeon.
ACGGGCGCGACCCCGCCCGAGGCGAGCTTCATGTTCGAGACGGGGCAGTGGGCGACGCTCACGCCTTGGCGCGCGAGGGACCGTACCTCGTTGAGGGTCATCCACACGCAGTGCGCGGCCGTCAGGCGGCCATCGAGGAACCCGATCTTCTCGAGCCACTCGACGGGACGGAGGCCCGTCTTCCGGCGATGGGCCTCGATCTCGCCGCGCGTCTCCGAGAGATGCGTGTGCATCCGGACGTCGTGTCGGGATGCGACCTCCTTCGCTTTGACGTAGGTCTCCTCGGAGGCGGCGTAGACGCCTTGAACGCCGACGGACGGGGTGACGAGCGGGTCGCCGTTGTGCTTCGCGACGAACTGGTCGGCGTTCTTCACCGGGCTCCCGTGCTGGGTCGTCGCCGATTCGTCGAGTGTCACCCACGACAGGAAACCGCGCATGCCGGACTCACGGACGGCGCGGGCGACTTCGTCCTCCCAGTAGAACAGGTCGTGGAAGCTCGTCGTGCCGGATCGAATCATCTCGACGCATCCGAGGAGGGCGCCGATTTGCACGTCGCGCCGCGTGAGTTTCGCGTCGATCGCCGAGGCCCTCGGCACCATCTCCTCGAGCGGGACGTCGTCCGCGATGCCCCGGAGGAGCGTGTTCGCGACATGCTGGTGGAGGTTGACGAAACCCGGCAGGACCGCGCAGCCCGAGCAGTCGATCACCTCGTCTCCGGTCGCCGCCACGGCGCCCACGGCCGCGATCCGATCGCGGTCCACGAGGACGTCCCCCGTCAGGATCCGCCGCCGAGCGTCCTGCGTGACGATGAGCCCGCCGCGGAGCAGGAGGGACAAGGCAGCGGCGTCGATGGGACGATCTGTAGAAAGGTTTTGCGGGCGGGCGCCGATACGCGGGCGTGGACGAGTTCCGGGACGCGCTCGACCGATGCCTGCGACAGATCCCCCGTGGTCGCGTTGCGACGTGCGGTGGGATCGCGCGCGCCCTCGGCGACGTCCGGGCCGCTCGGGCCGTGGCCTCCTGGTTGACCGAGTACCCGGCGACCCGTACCGGCCACCGAGTCGTCCGGGCCGACGGGCGGCCGGTGCTCCCGACCGCAAGCCAACGGCTCGTGAGCGAACGGATCCCGCTGCGGGGCGACCGCGTTCCGGCGAATCGGTTCGTGCCCGTGCGAACGCCGGAGGGGCTGCTCGACCGCCTCCGCCGGGAGCAACGGGACCTCTCCCGCGCGGTGACCGAGAAGGACGAGGGTGGCCCCGCACGACGGATCGCGGGCGTCGACGTGGCGTACGACGACGGTCGGATGTACGCGGCGGCGGTCTGCGTCGACGCAAGCACGCTGGCCGTCACCGAGGTCGCAACGGTCGCCCGCGCCGTTTCGTTCCCATACATTCCCACGTATCTCGCGAGGCGTGAGTTTCCGGGAATCGAGGCGGCGACTCGCCGCCTTTCCGCGAGACCGGACGTCCTGATGGTGGACGGCCACGGACGGTTGCACCCCGCTCTGTTCGGCGTCGCATGCGACGCGGGTGTGCGCCTCGACATCCCGACGATCGGGGTGGCGAAGCATCCCCTCGTTGGGCACGCGATGAAAGCGTTAGGCGGCGACGCGGCGGCGATTCCGGTCGCCCTCGGCGGCGTGACGCGCGGCTACGCTTGGGTCCCTCCAGGTCGCGGCCGACCGATCTTCGTCTCCGTGGGCCATCGGATCTCGCTCGCGACGTCACTGGACCTGGTGAGGCGGACGACGCGACACCGGTATCCGGAACCGCTCGTGCTCGCCGATCGAGCATCTAAAGAAATGAAAAGGAATGAAAAACGGGAAAAGGGTGCGAGGCGGTGAGGCGCGACCGTCGCGGGTCACCGCGAGGTTGTGCGGGCAAGCGGCCTATCTCTTCTTTTTCTTGCCCTTCTTCTTCTTGGCCACTCGTTTCCTCCCTGTCATCTGTATCGTTTGTGGGGTTTTAAAAGTAGCGAAGCATCGATAGATGGTCCATTTTTCGACTTTTATAAAAAAGACGGGATGCGATAGGCGAATCGAAACCGTTTTTTCTGCGCGCAAGCATCCCCGCGGTGTGCGAATCGTCGTCTTCGGCGCCGGCGCCATGGGGAGCTTTTTCGGCGGCCTCTTGTCACGACGTCACGACGTCACGCTCATCGGGAGAGCGGACCACGTAGCGGCGATCCGAGCGCGCGGCCTCCGCATCACCGGGAAGACCGCGATGATCGCGAGGCCCCACGCGGCCACGCGCCTCCCGGCCGGCGCGGAGCCGGAGCTCATCTTCCTCACGACGAAGTCGTACGACACGGCCAAGGCGATGAGCACGTTGCGCCCCTTCGCCGATGAAGCGCTGTTCGTCACCGTGCAGAACGGCCTCGGGAACGCCGAGGCGATCGCGAAGGTCGCGCACCGAGTCGTCGCGGGGACGACGGCGCACGGGGTGACGTACCTCGGGCCCGGGGAGATTCGCCATGCGGGCGTCGGCGAGACGGTCCTCGGCGCGTGGGCCGGGGTTCGCGAAGCGGACCTCGTCCGACTGCGCGACCTCCTCGCGGACGTCGGCGTCGTCGCCCAGATCACCGGCGATGCCAAGACCGAACTGTGGTCGAAGCTCGTCGTGAACGCGTCGATCAATCCGCTCGCCGCCCTCGCCGGCGTCCCGAACGGACGGCTCGTCCGTGACAACGGTCTCTTGGCGTGCATGGAGGCTGTGTGCCGCGAGGCAACGTCCGTCGCGAAGGCGGAGGGGGCCTCCGTCGATCCGGACGAACTCCTCCACCGCACGGTCCTCGTCGCGCGCCGGACCGCGGCGAACCGCGGCAGCATGCTCCAAGACCTCGACCGGCATCGACGCACGGAGATCGATTCGATCAGCGGTGCGGTCGTCCGCGCCGCGGGACGGCACGGAATCCCCGTACCACTGAACCGGGCGCTGCACGCCCTCGTACGCGCGCGAGAGTCGGCGGTCCGGGAGACGTCGGAGTCGAAGTTCGCCAACTAACCTTTATAAACGACTATTTAACTCCCCTCCGCGGCGACCCCCGTCCGCGCCTCGATCCGGGAGCGGAGAGGATCGGAGGTGTGACCTTGGCGAAAATCAAGATCGAGAACGTCGTCGCGTCGACCTCCCTCGGAGAGGAACTCGACCTTCAGGCGATCGCCCTCGCGCTCGGCGGCGCCGAGTACGAACCGGAGCAGTTCCCCGGCCTCATCTATCGCCTGAAGGAGCCCAAGACGGCGACCCTCCTGTTCCGAAGCGGCAAGGTCGTCTGCACGGGCGCGAAGAGCCTCGAGCACGTCAAGACCGC
Coding sequences within:
- a CDS encoding amidohydrolase family protein, with the protein product MSLLLRGGLIVTQDARRRILTGDVLVDRDRIAAVGAVAATGDEVIDCSGCAVLPGFVNLHQHVANTLLRGIADDVPLEEMVPRASAIDAKLTRRDVQIGALLGCVEMIRSGTTSFHDLFYWEDEVARAVRESGMRGFLSWVTLDESATTQHGSPVKNADQFVAKHNGDPLVTPSVGVQGVYAASEETYVKAKEVASRHDVRMHTHLSETRGEIEAHRRKTGLRPVEWLEKIGFLDGRLTAAHCVWMTLNEVRSLARQGVSVAHCPVSNMKLASGGVAPVPEMIREGVCVGLGTDSPISNNGMDMFETMKVATLLHKATRWDASALPAQSALDLATIEAARALRVDATLGSIEPGKRADLAVVSLKGAHTTPFYPANVISHLVYGCRGSDVRATVVDGQILMADGVVRTVDEPEVVARAQETARELFEA
- a CDS encoding endonuclease V → MDEFRDALDRCLRQIPRGRVATCGGIARALGDVRAARAVASWLTEYPATRTGHRVVRADGRPVLPTASQRLVSERIPLRGDRVPANRFVPVRTPEGLLDRLRREQRDLSRAVTEKDEGGPARRIAGVDVAYDDGRMYAAAVCVDASTLAVTEVATVARAVSFPYIPTYLARREFPGIEAATRRLSARPDVLMVDGHGRLHPALFGVACDAGVRLDIPTIGVAKHPLVGHAMKALGGDAAAIPVALGGVTRGYAWVPPGRGRPIFVSVGHRISLATSLDLVRRTTRHRYPEPLVLADRASKEMKRNEKREKGARR
- a CDS encoding 2-dehydropantoate 2-reductase, with protein sequence MRIVVFGAGAMGSFFGGLLSRRHDVTLIGRADHVAAIRARGLRITGKTAMIARPHAATRLPAGAEPELIFLTTKSYDTAKAMSTLRPFADEALFVTVQNGLGNAEAIAKVAHRVVAGTTAHGVTYLGPGEIRHAGVGETVLGAWAGVREADLVRLRDLLADVGVVAQITGDAKTELWSKLVVNASINPLAALAGVPNGRLVRDNGLLACMEAVCREATSVAKAEGASVDPDELLHRTVLVARRTAANRGSMLQDLDRHRRTEIDSISGAVVRAAGRHGIPVPLNRALHALVRARESAVRETSESKFAN